A window of the Brassica napus cultivar Da-Ae chromosome A2, Da-Ae, whole genome shotgun sequence genome harbors these coding sequences:
- the LOC106413141 gene encoding uncharacterized protein LOC106413141, with amino-acid sequence MTKKKKPPRQSQSSPPKSPPKIPSDSSLNFTSPTDLVPSLPMVPPADITLPSVSSDTLPVDPPSVTPAASLESQTQTLDPSSETSDEVVSPPKSDWLGLFKGPRATMKKKGTPFLLESGEICVKIPNEVITKNQNKWDAFILGQFHGNLPPRNTLLAILNGIWSNRAKDITVSKLGPKSVLIRIPCPLTRQKVINQGIWHIEGQTMFVAKWEPGLTLAAPEMSEVPVWLEFTGVPPQFFNEEGLEHVAGALGHPLYLHPSTANLTNIEVAKVFTIINPSVPIPEVMNVQFESGVINRVEVNCPWLPPTCSHCQEIGHTIRRCPTAPITCPTCKSSSHSQENCPRSKKNLPPGKSSTEDPAKDPHTSVNRKNPSRRKKEKKKKMDRSSSPIPSPDKYLIVDDPKRSLSIEEKSADKKSGKKLAKSPQGDIDGTSRLSRKSARKARVVSSSSDSSEQESSESESSDSPVSDASSDPLSEDDDNPTVDTAFTEVISKKQRRYGKKAAGKVPKKISIIS; translated from the coding sequence ATGACTAAGAAAAAGAAACCTCCTCGTCAATCCCAGTCCTCCCCCCCTAAATCCCCTCCAAAAATCCCCTCCGACTCGTCTCTCAATTTCACCTCACCCACGGATCTTGTTCCCTCCCTTCCGATGGTCCCTCCAGCGGACATTACTCTTCCTTCGGTGTCTTCTGATACTTTGCCAGTTGACCCTCCAAGTGTAACTCCAGCGGCGTCTTTGGAATCTCAGACCCAAACCCTAGATCCCTCTTCTGAGACTTCCGACGAAGTGGTATCTCCTCCGAAATCTGACTGGTTGGGCCTCTTTAAGGGACCTAGAGCAACTATGAAGAAGAAAGGAACCCCTTTTCTCCTGGAATCAGGTGAGATTTGTGTGAAGATCCCAAATGAGGTCATtaccaaaaatcaaaacaaatggGATGCTTTCATACTGGGTCAATTCCATGGAAATCTTCCTCCACGAAACACTCTCCTAGCTATTCTCAATGGCATCTGGAGTAATCGCGCTAAGGATATCACCGTGTCCAAGCTAGGACCGAAATCTGTTCTCATCCGGATTCCTTGTCCATTGACTCGTCAAAAGGTTATAAATCAGGGCATTTGGCACATAGAAGGGCAAACAATGTTTGTAGCAAAATGGGAACCAGGACTCACTCTTGCTGCCCCTGAGATGAGTGAAGTTCCTGTTTGGTTGGAATTCACTGGGGTTCCTCCGCAGTTCTTCAATGAAGAAGGCTTGGAGCATGTGGCAGGAGCTCTTGGGCACCCGCTATACCTACACCCATCCACCGCAAATCTGACAAATATAGAGGTGGCAAAGGTGTTCACAATCATAAACCCATCGGTGCCAATCCCGGAAGTAATGAATGTCCAGTTTGAATCTGGAGTTATCAACCGTGTGGAGGTGAATTGCCCTTGGCTCCCACCAACGTGTTCCCATTGCCAAGAGATTGGCCACACTATCAGGCGATGTCCGACAGCTCCGATAACGTGTCCTACTTGCAAGTCGTCTAGTCACTCTCAGGAAAACTGCCCCCGATCCAAGAAAAATTTACCTCCCGGGAAATCATCTACTGAAGATCCAGCGAAAGATCCTCACACTTCAGTAAATAGGAAAAATCCCAGTCGCaggaaaaaagagaagaaaaagaaaatggatCGTTCTTCTTCGCCCATCCCTTCGCCAGATAAGTACTTAATTGTGGATGATCCAAAGAGGAGTCTTTCGATTGAGGAAAAGTCAGCTGATAAAAAGAGTGGGAAAAAATTAGCAAAGTCCCCTCAGGGAGATATTGATGGTACTTCTCGTCTCAGTCGGAAATCGGCGAGAAAAGCTCGCGTCGTCTCTTCATCCTCAGATAGCTCAGAACAGGAATCTTCAGAATCTGAAAGCTCTGATAGTCCAGTCAGCGACGCCTCTTCAGACCCTCTTTCAGAGGATGATGACAACCCGACAGTAGACACTGCTTTTACAGAAGTTATCTCtaaaaaacagagaagataTGGGAAAAAAGCTGCGGGGAAGGTCCCCAAAAAAATCTCAATAATTTCATGA
- the LOC106399459 gene encoding organic cation/carnitine transporter 1-like, which produces MKPTEQKTPKLVETSPNISTDSSASEKGEATSQQQSNNGYALTVDEVIEQHIGALGFGQIVHALLVSIAWTFDAQSTLISIFSDAKPAARLLTTGAIVEGSMLCGLSTGEWEWVGGKSDTIVSEWNLICEHKFLVALPSTLFFIGSLFGSGVYGYLADSWFGRKKTLLISCLLTFVTALAISFSPNIWVYAFLRFANGFFKSGIGSCCIVLATEVVGKKWRGQVGQYGFFFFTLGFLSLPLMGYLERKSWRNLYRITSILPLGYAVFLLPFAYESPRWLLVKGRNKEAMVVLKKLARRNGKQLPSDLSLVDLKQGRDDRASSSSEKFWRTKWAVKRIVIVMMAGFGTGFVYYGIQLNAENLNFNLYLTVAVNALMEFPAVFFGSFLLGVMNRRPLFSISSYLAGTACLLCAVLSLHRVTTVLPATKWLQLAVEAVGFMASSTAYDVLYVYGVELFPTNVRNFAVSLLCQAFMLGASAAPLLVALGRENAMMSFIVIGAASVLSGVVSLWLKETRNAPLYETLTQQGKAEEMENKTECS; this is translated from the exons atgaaaCCTACTGAACAAAAAACTCCGAAGCTTGTTGAGACATCACCAAATATATCGACAGATTCATCAGCATCCGAGAAAGGAGAAGCAACAAGTCAACAACAATCCAACAATGGCTATGCACTCACAGTTGACGAGGTGATCGAGCAACACATCGGAGCACTAGGGTTTGGTCAGATCGTGCATGCTCTTTTGGTCTCTATTGCTTGGACCTTCGATGCTCAGTCCACTCTTATATCCATTTTCTCAGACGCTAAGCCCGCTGCGAGGCTTCTCACAACAGGAGCCATCGTGGAAGGCTCGATGTTGTGTGGACTGTCCACCGGAGAGTGGGAATGGGTTGGAGGAAAGAGCGACACTATTGTTTCAGAATGGAATCTTATATGTGAACATAAGTTTCTTGTTGCTCTACCATCCACTCTATTCTTCATCGGATCTCTTTTCG GTTCTGGAGTTTATGGATATCTTGCTGATTCATGGTTCGGTCGGAAAAAGACACTTCTTATCTCTTGTCTATTAACGTTTGTCACAGCTTTAGCGATCTCTTTTTCTCCAAACATATGGGTTTACGCGTTCTTGCGTTTTGCCAACGGATTCTTTAAATCAGGAATCGGTTCTTGTTGTATCGTGCTTGCTACAGAGGTCGTCGGTAAAAAATGGCGTGGGCAAGTAGGCCAAtatggtttcttcttcttcacgttAGGGTTTCTGTCTCTACCACTCATGGGTTACTTGGAGAGAAAGTCATGGAGAAACCTTTACAGAATCACATCAATTCTTCCTCTTGGATACGCTGTTTTCCTCTTGCCATTTGCCTATGAGTCACCTCGATGGCTTCTTGTTAAAGGACGTAACAAAGAAGCCATGGTGGTCTTGAAGAAACTCGCGAGGCGCAACGGGAAACAACTTCCATCTGATCTAAGCCTAGTCGATCTGAAACAAGGACGAGATGATAGAGCTTCGTCGTCATCAGAGAAATTTTGGAGAACTAAGTGGGCAGTGAAGAGGATTGTAATTGTGATGATGGCTGGATTTGGCACTGGTTTTGTTTACTACGGTATTCAACTAAACGCTGAGAATCTCAACTTCAATCTCTACTTAACCGTTGCGGTCAATGCTTTGATGGAGTTTCCAGCGGTTTTCTTCGGAAGCTTCCTCTTAGGGGTCATGAACCGTCGTCCATTGTTCTCAATCTCATCATACCTAGCTGGAACCGCGTGCTTACTCTGCGCGGTCCTCTCGCTCCATCGTGTGACCACTGTACTACCTGCTACCAAATGGCTGCAGCTAGCTGTTGAGGCAGTTGGGTTCATGGCGTCCTCAACGGCCTACGATGTCCTATATGTCTATGGCGTCGAGCTGTTCCCAACAAATGTGAGGAACTTTGCGGTTTCGCTGTTGTGTCAAGCGTTCATGCTGGGAGCATCTGCAGCACCGTTGCTAGTTGCATTGGGACGAGAAAACGCCATGATGTCTTTCATTGTTATTGGCGCGGCGTCCGTGTTGAGCGGTGTGGTGAGTCTATGGCTAAAAGAAACGCGAAACGCTCCACTTTATGAAACACTAACGCAGCAGGGGAAGGCTGAAGAGATGGAGAACAAAACGGAATGTTCTTGA
- the LOC106399469 gene encoding nascent polypeptide-associated complex subunit beta: protein MNREKLMKMANTVRTGGKGTVRRKKKAVHKTNTTDDKKLQSTLKRVGVNSIPGIEEVNIFKDDVVIQFINPKVQASIAANTWAVSGTPQTKKLQDILPQIISQLGPDNLDNLKKLAEQFQKQSPGGADVPATIQEEDDDDDVPELVVGETFETPAAEEASQPKAAAS, encoded by the exons ATGAATAGGGAGAAGTTGATGAAGATGGCTAACACTGTCCGCACTGGCGGTAAAGGGACAGTAAGAAG AAAGAAGAAGGCTGTTCACAAGACGAACACCACTGATGACAAGAAGCTCCAGAGCACTCTTAAGAGAGTTGGAGTTAACTCTATTCCCGGCATTGAGGAAGTTAACATCTTTAAAGATGATGTAGTCATTCAGTTCATTAACCCTAAGG TTCAAGCTTCGATTGCTGCTAACACATGGGCTGTGAGCGGTACACCACAGACCAAAA AATTGCAAGACATACTTCCTCAGATTATCAGCCAACTTG GACCTGATAACTTAGACAACCTGAAGAAGCTGGCAGAGCAGTTCCAGAAACAGTCACCAGGTGGAGCTGATGTTCCAGCAACTATCCAAGAAgaggacgatgatgatgatgtcccAGAACTTGTAGTGGGAGAGACTTTCGAGACACCTGCTGCTGAAGAAGCTTCTCAGCCCAAAGCTGCTGCTTCTTAG
- the LOC106413133 gene encoding uncharacterized protein LOC106413133 — protein sequence MNHGLDDVFRVINDIGWSYTVLHMNPFCPRVVREFISNIPFYEDGALIKGFVCRFSPSVINQLMMTPTIEHSYQWKEVVLNQAIAHLTGGQCAGWTVFSLNALLVPFKIIYRVCERSWLPGPDSDLMMKKRLRLMYAVTKRKQIDFGQFAYEQVIDMTRVRDLETSLIFPNLIYQFLVLQKEVPLLPGDEDLIGKGIPIYDSGSDGSGPRGRRRLWKRKEYELPSTSEVTCLIVGDMSSTIGEQDIVVQFQSDTLQHIRDDHPLYMSLQYPLLFPYGEYGFHSEISLHLETCTSRTRQFVTIWQYYASLIQTRLNQGMTLIKGGRLLHQFVVDVYTSIKEDRLRWARNNQEILRAELYSNVLDVVSKGDTDAKIIGQRFILPPSFIGGLRYLVEKYHDAMVICREYGNPYLFITMTANPNWSEIKEHLEKYSGDSPNDRPDIKCRVFKMKLDQLLKDFKSGTFFKPYKVPKKYEAHINVEWCNRKSAVKYLFKYITKGVDRATAVIENRNTAATSDATGSKGSKEKVVRQRNEIQDYIEARYLSACESMWRTFAFHIHKRKPSVEKLIIHLEGEHNITVKSTDNLGRVIRKPDIEKTMFTEWMVLCRRSEFARTLTYVQIPEYFVWNNNAKVWTKRKKGKTIGRVVAVHPSAGDRYYLRVLINKIKGPRSYDELKTYNDVKYPAFKSVYHARSYLDNDVEWLESMSEGARTATPYQLRDMFVTFRNNFFVASPKKLWEHSWKSMSEDILHKRQRILGHANLELDDKTLEQYTLIEVEKLMRMQDRSLNDIKDMPKINHVLLKELGNSLWNQEMDYDVAEETLRHDKQYNLLNAEQRAIYESVLELRSRKQIVLPVASSGIAALLLPNGRTAHSRFNIPLKLDKDKLCNIKPGTMLAELIKETDLIIWDEAPMTHKHAFEALDKTLKDIMSMKNPPVKNQPFGGKTVTLGGDFRQILPVIPQGSRADIVLASISHSYLWNSCHKFSLKTNMRVNQDEKEFSEWLLKVGEGRLETGQEYEDDAYHDQFIDIDESLICQSFVNPLEGVVDAAYGEINKPMNSQTSYTDKAILTPRNETVDEINAYTISRTDGVSRDYFNSDSFELSDTTSYQNDTLYAVEYLNSLEFLGLPSYKLTLKVGAPVMLLRNINQKKGLCNGT from the exons ATGAATCATGGGTTAGATGATGTGTTTAGAGTTATTAATGACATAGGGTGGTCTTACACGGTGTTGCATATGAATCCGTTCTGTCCTAGAGTTGTGAGAGAGTTCATCTCAAACATACCATTCTACGAAGATGGAGCTCTAATTAAGGGATTTGTCTGCCGTTTCTCCCCTTCGGTGATCAACCAATTGATGATGACACCAACCATTGAGCACTCTTATCAGTGGAAAGAGGTTGTGCTGAATCAGGCAATTGCACACCTCACCGGTGGTCAATGTGCTGGATGGACAGTGTTTAGTCTCAATGCTCTGCTCGTTCCCTTCAAAATCATATACCGCGTGTGTGAGCGTAGTTGGCTTCCAGGTCCGGACTCAGATTTGATGATGAAAAAGCGTCTCCGCCTCATGTATGCTGTTACGAAACGCAAGCAAATCGACTTTGGCCAGTTTGCGTATGAACAAGTGATCGACATGACCCGCGTAAGAGACTTGGAAACGAGCTTGATATTTCCAAATCTTATTTATCAGTTCTTAGTGCTTCAAAAAGAAGTCCCTCTGTTACCAGGAGATGAAGATCTTATTGGAAAAGGTATCCCCATCTATGACTCAGGAAGTGATGGAAGTGGTCCAAGGGGACGTAGAAGACTTT GGAAGAGGAAAGAATACGAACTTCCGAGTACGAGCGAGGTCACATGCCTTATCGTGGGTGATATGTCATCAACAATTGGAGAACAAGATATAGTGGTTCAATTCCAATCTGACACTTTGCAGCATATACGTGACGATCACCCTCTATACATGAGCCTCCAATATCCGCTTCTGTTTCCGTATGGCGAATATGGGTTTCACTCAGAAATCTCCCTGCATCTTGAGACATGCACTTCAAGAACAAGGCAATTCGTGACCATATGGCAATACTACGCTTCTCTAATCCAAACACGTCTTAATCAAGGGATGACGTTGATTAAAGGCGGTCGTCTCCTCCACCAATTTGTTGTGGATGTTTATACATCAATTAAGGAAGATCGATTGAGGTGGGCGAGGAATAATCAAGAAATCTTGCGGGCCGAGCTCTACAGCAATGTCCTTGATGTTGTAAGCAAAGGTGACACTGATGCTAAAATTATTGGTCAGAGATTTATACTGCCGCCAAGTTTCATTGGGGGGCTTCGGTACTTAGTTGAGAAATATCACGATGCTATGGTTATTTGCAGAGAATATGGGAATCCATATTTGTTTATCACGATGACAGCCAATCCTAACTGGAGCGAAATTAAAGAACATCTTGAGAAATACAGTGGAGATTCTCCGAATGATAGACCAGACATCAAATGTCGAGTCTTTAAGATGAAGTTAGATCAACTCCTCAAGGATTTCAAATCAGGAACTTTCTTCAAGCCATACAAG GTTCCGAAGAAGTACGAAGCTCATATTAATGTTGAATGGTGTAATCGTAAAAGCGCGGTAAAATACTTATTCAAGTACATAACCAAGGGCGTTGACCGAGCAACAGCTGTTATTGAGAACAGAAATACAGCAGCTACATCTGACGCCACGGGATCCAAAGGATCAAAGGAGAAAGTCGTCAGGCAACGCAATGAGATCCAAGACTACATCGAAGCCCGATATTTATCAGCTTGTGAGTCTATGTGGCGCACTTTCGCATTCCACATACACAAAAGAAAGCCATCAGTTGAGAAGCTTATCATTCACTTGGAAGGCGAACATAATATTACAGTTAAATCAACAGATAACCTCGGCCGTGTAATCCGCAAACCAGATATCGAGAAGACAATGTTCACTGAATGGATGGTTTTATGCAGAAGGTCAGAGTTTGCGCGGACACTAACATATGTGCAGATTCCTGAATATTTTGTATGGAACAACAATGCTAAAGTGTGGACTAAACGTAAGAAAGGAAAAACCATTGGCCGAGTCGTAGCTGTCCATCCTTCAGCAGGCGATCGATACTATCTGAGGgtcctcattaataagattaagggTCCTAGAAGTTATGACGAGCTAAAAACATACAACGACGTGAAATACCCTGCTTTCAAATCAGTTTACCACGCACGAAGCTATTTGGACAATGATGTTGAATGGCTCGAGAGTATGTCAGAGGGTGCTCGAACGGCCACCCCATACCAGCTTCGTGATATGTTCGTCACATTCCGAAACAATTTCTTCGTCGCAAGCCCTAAAAAACTATGGGAACACTCATGGAAATCAATGAGCGAAGACATACTTCACAAGAGGCAAAGGATCTTAGGCCACGCGAATCTGGAACTGGACGATAAGACCCTAGAGCAATACACATTGATAGAAGTAGAAAAGTTGATGCGCATGCAAGATCGCTCCTTAAATGATATTAAAGATATGCCGAAGATCAACCATGTTTTGCTCAAGGAATTGGGTAACAGTTTGTGGAACCAAGAAATGGATTACGATGttgccgaggaaacactaagaCATGACAAGCAGTACAACTTACTTAATGCTGAGCAGCGTGCGATCTATGAATCAGTCTTAGA ACTTCGCTCAAGAAAACAAATCGTTCTACCAGTTGCTTCTTCGGGAATAGCCGCATTGCTACTGCCAAACGGGAGAACAGCTCATTCTCGCTTCAATATTCCGTTGAAGCTCGACAAAGATAAGCTCTGCAACATCAAACCAGGTACAATGCTGGCTGAACTAATTAAGGAAACGGACCTCATAATTTGGGATGAGGCACCTATGACACACAAGCATGCTTTTGAAGCATTAGACAAGACGTTGAAGGACATAATGTCTATGAAAAATCCACCCGTAAAAAATCAGCCTTTTGGCGGCAAAACAGTTACGTTAGGTGGTGATTTCAGACAGATCCTACCGGTCATTCCACAAGGTAGTAGAGCTGATATTGTATTAGCTTCGATAAGCCATTCATATCTATGGAATAGCTGCCACAAGTTCTCTTTGAAAACAAATATGCGAGTCAATCAGGATGAGAAAGAGTTTTCCGAGTGGCTTCTCAAGGTCGGGGAAGGTCGTCTTGAAACAGGACAAGAATATGAGGATGATGCATACCATGATCAATTCATAGATATCGATGAATCTTTGATTTGTCAGAGTTTTGTTAACCCATTGGAAGGAGTTGTTGATGCTGCATATGGGGAAATCAACAAACCAATGAATTCCCAGACTTCCTATACTGATAAAGCTATCCTCACACCCCGTAATGAAACCGTCGATGAAATCAATGCTTACACCATCTCACGGACCGACGGGGTATCAAGAGATTACTTCAACTCAGACAGCTTTGAGTTATCAGATACTACATCATATCAAAATGATACATTATACGCCGTTGAGTATCTCAACTCATTGGAATTCTTGGGTTTGCCTTCGTACAAACTAACTCTGAAAGTTGGTGCCCCAGTTATGCTTCTGCGAAACATAAATCAGAAAAAGGGATTATGCAATGGTACGTGA